The proteins below come from a single Mya arenaria isolate MELC-2E11 chromosome 8, ASM2691426v1 genomic window:
- the LOC128244217 gene encoding uncharacterized protein LOC128244217: protein MYKGRELDIVDRFTYLGIVFTPGGSFSKTFDALSGQALKAVFRLKSCISKYPCISIKHRLDLFDKLIYPVLSYGSEIWGLSNSLQIERIHLRFCKELLGVRLQTQNNFVYGELGRTSLLCKRSINVIRYWLKIVTMDTVKYVKLMYDKLCMHLEENPHFKSWAYNVRQLLQALGFNDVWLSQGVGDINLFLNMFKRRATDNYIQRAWFTKAKSELRESSRARNYVHVSFFELQPYLCNVNITKYRYALSRLRMSSHMLSIETGRWHKPTATPYNERTCLFCNTLEDKYHFLLECQLYAELREMYIKPYYFKRRNMFKFIELMTSQKAVVNRNLAMYVYKAFELRKTFHMYYE, encoded by the exons atgtaTAAGGGTAGAGAATTAGACATAGTGGATAGATTTACTTACCTTGGTATAGTTTTCACACCTGGAGGTTCTTTTTCAAAAACCTTTGATGCTTTGTCAGGACAAGCACTTAAGGCGGTTTTCAGGCTTAAAAGTTGTATATCTAAATATCCTTGCATTTCAATCAAGCATAGATTGGATCTTTTCGATAAACTTATTTATCCAGTCTTGAGTTACGGATCGGAAATATGGGGTCTTAGTAACAGTCTTCAAATTGAACGAATACACTTACgtttttgtaaagaattgtTAGGAGTGCGATTACAGacccaaaataattttgtttatggtgAACTTGGGAGAACCTCATTATTATGTAAAAGGTCGATTAATGTCATAAGATATTGGTTAAAGATTGTAACAATGGACactgtaaaatatgttaaacttaTGTATGATAAACTTTGTATGCACTTAGAGGAAAATCCACATTTCAAGTCCTGGGCTTACAATGTAAGACAGTTGTTACAAGCATTAGGTTTTAATGATGTATGGCTTAGTCAAGGTGTTGGTGACATAAATTTGTttctcaatatgtttaaaagaaggGCTActgataattatatacaaagGGCTTGGTTCACGAAAG CTAAGTCTGAGCTCAGAGAGTCTAGTAGAGCTCGAAATTACGTGCATGTGTCGTTTTTTGAATTACAACCCTATTtgtgtaatgtaaatataacaaaatatagataTGCATTGTCTAGGTTAAGAATGTCAAGTCATATGTTGAGCATCGAAACAGGTAGATGGCATAAACCAACAGCAACACCTTATAATGAAAGAACATGCTTATTTTGTAACACTCTTGAAGACAAATACCACTTTTTACTTGAATGTCAATTGTATGCTGAACTACGAGAAATGTATATCAAACCATATTACTTTAAAAGACggaatatgtttaagtttattgagTTGATGACCTCTCAGAAAGCTGTTGTGAATAGAAATTTAGCGATGTATGTGTATAAAGCGTTTGAATTACGAAAGACGTTTCATATGTATTATGAGTAA